The following proteins are co-located in the Phocoena phocoena chromosome 1, mPhoPho1.1, whole genome shotgun sequence genome:
- the LOC136124195 gene encoding left-right determination factor 2-like isoform X2 has protein sequence MRPLWLCWALWALPLAGPGAALTEERVLGSLLRQLRLSEAPVLDEADVERLIIPAHVRAQYVALLQRSHGARSRGKRFSQSFREVAGRFLVSEAALRRHERLFPRSDRARITVQWLHVRDDGSNRTSLIDSRLVSIHESGWKALDVTDAVNFWQQLRRPRQSLLLQVSVQREHLGPLASSAHTLVRFASQGPSGAGQREPQLELHTLDLRDYGAQGNCDPKVPATEATRCCRREVYIDLQGMKWAENWVLEPPGFLAYECVGTCQQPPEPLTFRWPFLGPRQCIASETTSLPMIVSIPEGGKPRPQVVSLPNMRVQKCSCASDGAPVPRKLEP, from the exons ATGCGGCCCCTCTGGCTCTGCTGGGCGCTCTGGGCGCTGCCCCTGGCCGGCCCCGGGGCGGCCCTGACCGAGGAGCGGGTCCTGGGCAGCCTGCTGCGGCAGCTGCGCCTCAGCGAGGCTCCCGTCCTGGACGAGGCCGATGTGGAGAGGCTGATCATCCCTGCCCACGTGAGGGCCCAGTACGTGGCCCTGCTGCAGCGCAGCCACGGGGCCCGCTCCCGGGGGAAGAGGTTCAGCCAGAGCTTCCGAG AGGTGGCCGGCAGGTTCCTGGTGTCCGAG GCCGCGCTCCGCAGACACGAGCGGCTCTTCCCGCGCAGCGACCGCGCCCGGATCACCGTCCAGTGGCTGCACGTCCGCGACGACGGTTCCAACCGCACCTCCCTCATCGACTCCAG GCTGGTGTCCATCCACGAGAGCGGCTGGAAGGCCTTGGACGTGACGGACGCCGTGAACTTCTGGCAGCAGCTGCGCCGGCCCCGGCAGTCGCTGCTGCTGCAGGTGTCGGTGCAGCGGGAGCACCTGGGCCCGCTGGCCTCCAGCGCCCACACGCTGGTCCGCTTCGCCTCGCAGGGGCCGTCGGGCGCCGGGCAGCGGGAGCCCCAGCTGGAGCTGCACACCCTGGACCTCAGGGATTACGG AGCTCAGGGAAACTGTGATCCTAAGGTACCAGCGACCGAGGCCACCCGCTGCTGCCGCCGGGAGGTGTACATTGACCTGCAGGGGATGAAGTGGGCTGAGAACTGGGTCCTGGAGCCCCCAGGCTTCCTGGCCTATGAGTGTGTGGGCACCTGCCAGCAGCCCCCAGAGCCCCTGACCTTCAGGTGGCCATTTCTGGGGCCGAGACAGTGCATCGCCTCAGAGACGACCTCGCTGCCCATGATTGTCAGCATCCCGGAGGGAGGCAAGCCCAGGCCCCAGGTGGTCAGCTTGCCCAACATGAGGGTGCAGAAGTGCAGCTGTGCCTCGGATGGGGCGCCTGTACCAAGGAAGCTGGAGCCGTAG
- the LOC136124195 gene encoding left-right determination factor 2-like isoform X1, which yields MRPLWLCWALWALPLAGPGAALTEERVLGSLLRQLRLSEAPVLDEADVERLIIPAHVRAQYVALLQRSHGARSRGKRFSQSFREVAGRFLVSEVSSHLLVFDMEQRLPPHSELVQAVLRLFQEPVPKAALRRHERLFPRSDRARITVQWLHVRDDGSNRTSLIDSRLVSIHESGWKALDVTDAVNFWQQLRRPRQSLLLQVSVQREHLGPLASSAHTLVRFASQGPSGAGQREPQLELHTLDLRDYGAQGNCDPKVPATEATRCCRREVYIDLQGMKWAENWVLEPPGFLAYECVGTCQQPPEPLTFRWPFLGPRQCIASETTSLPMIVSIPEGGKPRPQVVSLPNMRVQKCSCASDGAPVPRKLEP from the exons ATGCGGCCCCTCTGGCTCTGCTGGGCGCTCTGGGCGCTGCCCCTGGCCGGCCCCGGGGCGGCCCTGACCGAGGAGCGGGTCCTGGGCAGCCTGCTGCGGCAGCTGCGCCTCAGCGAGGCTCCCGTCCTGGACGAGGCCGATGTGGAGAGGCTGATCATCCCTGCCCACGTGAGGGCCCAGTACGTGGCCCTGCTGCAGCGCAGCCACGGGGCCCGCTCCCGGGGGAAGAGGTTCAGCCAGAGCTTCCGAG AGGTGGCCGGCAGGTTCCTGGTGTCCGAGGTCTCCTCGCACCTGCTGGTGTTCGACATGGAGCAGCGGCTGCCGCCCCACAGCGAGCTGGTGCAGGCCGTGCTGCGCCTCTTCCAGGAGCCGGTCCCCAAGGCCGCGCTCCGCAGACACGAGCGGCTCTTCCCGCGCAGCGACCGCGCCCGGATCACCGTCCAGTGGCTGCACGTCCGCGACGACGGTTCCAACCGCACCTCCCTCATCGACTCCAG GCTGGTGTCCATCCACGAGAGCGGCTGGAAGGCCTTGGACGTGACGGACGCCGTGAACTTCTGGCAGCAGCTGCGCCGGCCCCGGCAGTCGCTGCTGCTGCAGGTGTCGGTGCAGCGGGAGCACCTGGGCCCGCTGGCCTCCAGCGCCCACACGCTGGTCCGCTTCGCCTCGCAGGGGCCGTCGGGCGCCGGGCAGCGGGAGCCCCAGCTGGAGCTGCACACCCTGGACCTCAGGGATTACGG AGCTCAGGGAAACTGTGATCCTAAGGTACCAGCGACCGAGGCCACCCGCTGCTGCCGCCGGGAGGTGTACATTGACCTGCAGGGGATGAAGTGGGCTGAGAACTGGGTCCTGGAGCCCCCAGGCTTCCTGGCCTATGAGTGTGTGGGCACCTGCCAGCAGCCCCCAGAGCCCCTGACCTTCAGGTGGCCATTTCTGGGGCCGAGACAGTGCATCGCCTCAGAGACGACCTCGCTGCCCATGATTGTCAGCATCCCGGAGGGAGGCAAGCCCAGGCCCCAGGTGGTCAGCTTGCCCAACATGAGGGTGCAGAAGTGCAGCTGTGCCTCGGATGGGGCGCCTGTACCAAGGAAGCTGGAGCCGTAG